The window TAATAAATAAAACAAGTATAATTTTAAAATGTATGGCTGGGAGGAAAAAATGAAAAAAGCGATGGTTATTTTTAAAAATACAAATGATTTAAACTATCTAATTGAAAGTTGTAAATTTTTAAAAGAAAATTATGGTTATGTTATAAAACCAGTATATATGATAAATCCTGCAATTATTGATTTAAGTAAAGAGAATTTAAAAGATATAGTTAATAAAGTTGAGGATAAATTTTTTAAAAACCTAAATATAAAATTAAGAGAGGAAAATTTAACAGATGAGTATATATCTTTAATAGATGAAAATAGCAATTCAGTAAAAGAGTTGTTGAAAACTACGGATATTATCTTAATTAGTGAAGAACCTGGATTAAATAACTTTATATTAGAAATTTTAAAGAAGCTATATAAACCAATGATTATTTTAAAGGGAAAGAAATTGAGCTTTAATAAGATTATATTAACAAGTGATAATGGAGTAAAGATAAATAAAAGTTTTCATGATTTTTATTTAAACTTTTATAAAGAGGATATAAAAAAGGTGGATGTGTTAACATGGAACTATAATGAATTAGACCATAGTTTAGTTGAGTTAATAGAGAGCAAGGATATAAAGGTTGAACTTTATAAGTATTTTCCAAAAGAGAATAGTTTAACTGAATTTATTGAAAAAATAGATGAGGAAGATCTATTAATAATGGGAAATTTAAGTAAAAGATTTTTTCTAGAAAAAGTTATGAATAAATTAGGAGTACAAATTTTAGAAAGAGTAAAAACTAATATATTTATAAGTTAGGAGGCGTAACATGATAGGAATAGATGAGGCTAATATATTTTATTTACTACTTCAGCTTTCTATAATCTTTATATTAACAAATTTTGTAAACAGTTTTTTAAAAAAAATTAATCAACCAACTATAACAGGGGATTTATTGGTAGGTATTATTTTAGGTCCTACTATATTGGGGTCATTTTTTCCTAAAATATATAATTTTATATTTCCTCAAAATCTTGTTCAAGTAGCTATGTTAGATACACTAGGATGGTTTGGACTATTTTTAGTTCTTTTATCAACTGGAATAGAGGTAGATTTTTCAAGTATTTGGAAACAAAGGAAAAATGCTTTAGTAATTTCAATTTTGGATATAATAATACCGATAGTATTTTCAATGGCTTTTATATATTTTTTACCAAGTAGATATTTTGAATTTAGTGATAACAAGTTTATAACCTCATTTTTTATCTCAGTTATTATGACTATAAGTGCTCTACCTATAGCTATTAGGGCTTTGAGAGAAGTTGGGATAATGAAAAGTGATTTGGGATTTTTAATAATATCAGCACTGACAATTAATGATATTATAGGTTGGATTGTATTTACTCTTTTACTTTCTCTTTTTTCAATGAAATTTTTTGATTGGGAGATAGCTATAAAGATAACTCTATATACAGGTATATTTACATTTTTAGCTTTAAATGTAGGAAAAAAAGTTGTAAACTGGCTTTTTTCAAAAGTCGTAAATCAAGATAGTGATGGAGTTCAAGGAGTGTTAGCTGTTTTAATATCAACTGGAGTTGTTTTTGGACTTATAACTTTAGAGATTGGGATTCATACACTTTTTGGTTTTTTTATAGCTGGAATTGTAGCTGGAGATTCACCAATTTTTACAAAAAGTGCTAGAAATACTGTGCATAATTTTGTCTATTCTATATTTGCATCTCTGTTCTTTGTAAATATAGGACTTAAGATTAATTTCTTTGAAAGTTTTAATCTGTTTTTAGCTCTTTTTATAACATTTGTAGGTGTTGCAGGAAGATATTTAGGAGCATGGATTGGTTCAACTTTATCAAAGAATATAAAGTATAGAAATATAATCTCAATAGCTCATACTCCTGGAGGGGAGATGCATATAGTTGTAAGTTTGATAGCTTTAAGCTTTGGGCTATTAAATAAAGAACTTTTTGTAGCCATAGTTTTTGCAGCAATTTTATCATCTATAATTAATGGTCCTTGGTTAGCAATTGCATCTAAGCGTTTTAATTATTTGGAAAGTTTTGAAATTTTAATATATCCTGGTGTAAAGTTAGAAGCTGAGAATAAAGCTCAGGTAATATATAAGTTATTAAATTTATTAAAATTAGAATATAATGAAACTAATATTTTGGAAAATATATTAGATAGAGAGGATTTAATTTGTTCAGGATTAGAAAATGCTATAGCTATTCCTAAGGGAAATGTAGGGGATGAAACAAAAACTAAAATAATATACGCACGTTTGGAAAATCCTATAAATTGGAATTCTCTTGATGGAAGATTGACTAAAAATATATTTTTAATATTAACTTCTAAGGATGAGCAAGAAAATCAAATTAAAGTTGTAAAAAAAATCACAAATTTTTCTAAAAAATGTGATGAGGTAAAAGAGCTTGATAGTTTATCCACAGAGAAAAATATAGAAGATTATATAATAAAAATATTGTCAGATTAAAAAAATAAGAATGTTTTTTAAGTACTTTTATTTTTTTTCTTGGTAAAAAAATAAAAGTATGTTAGAATTTAAAAACAATAAATTGGGGAAAATTAGTATTTTTTTAACTAAAATTGTGAGGAGAGTTTAGTTATGAAACATTTTAATATTGAAACTTCTATATATTTTGGAGAGGGATCTTTAGAAAAGTTAAAGGAGTTAGATAATAAAAAGATACTAATTATATGTGATAAGTTTATAGGAACTTCAGAGATCTTAAAAAAAGTTCAAAGTAATTTGGAAAAGTGTGACGTTGCAGTTTTTGATGATATAATACCTGATCCAACAATTAAGGTTGTAGCAAAGGGAGTCCAGGTACTGAAAAGTGAAAAAGTTGATTTGATAATAGCTTTAGGAGGAGGATCATCTATAGACGGAGCAAAAGCTATTAGAGAATATTATACAAAAATTGAAAAAAATGCAAAAATTGATTTTTATGCTATTCCAACTACTAGTGGAACAGGTTCAGAGGTGACAGAATATTCTGTTATAACAAATGAGCAAGAAAATATAAAATATGCTTTGGCAGATAAAAAATTACTGCCATCAGTGGCTATTTTAGACCCAGAGTTAGTAAAATCAGTACCTAAAAGCATAACGGCTGACACAGGTATGGACGTTTTAACTCACGCAATAGAAGCTTATATTTCAAAAGAGGCTTCAGACTTTACAGATGCTTTAGCTGAAAAGGCTTTTGAATTAACAGTAAAGAATCTAGAGAAAGCATATTTAAATGGAGGTGACTTACAAGCTAGAGAAAAAATGCACAATGCATCATGTTTAGCAGGGTTGGCTTTCAACTCAGCAGGATTAGGACTTACTCATAGTTTGGCCCATGTTATAGGTGGAAGGTTTCATATACCACATGGAAAAATAAACGCTATAATTTTGCCACATGTTGTAAGATATAATTCTAATATAGAAAGAGAATCATATTTAGATTCTAAAAGTGAAGTTTTAAAGAAATATCAAAAATTAGCAAAAATAGCTGACTTAAGTGCTATAAATCCTTTTATGGGAACAAGCAACTTGATTAATTTTATAGTTAAATTACAAAAATCACTTTTAATTCCAGGGACATTGAAAGATTTAAAAATAGATGGAAGCTCTTTATTAGAAGATATAGATAATGTTTATGAAAATGTTTTAAAAGACATATGTACAAAAACTAATCCAAGGGAGATAACAAAAGAGGATATAAAAAAATTAATAAAGAGTATAGTGGGATAAATTGGGAGTGATAAAATGAGAAAAGAAAAATACTATATTGGAGAAGTTGAAAAAATTTGCGGCATTGCCAAAAAGACTTTGAGATTTTACGACAAAATAGGATTGCTTTCTCCTTTTGAAATTAACAACAATGGATACAGATACTACAGTAAGGATAATCTATATACAATACCAGTAATTAAATATTATAAACAAAGTGGATTTACATTGGAAAACATAAAAAAAGTTATGAATGATTTTAATTATCAGAATATAGAAGAAAGTTTTTCTGAAAAAATAAAGGATTTAGAA of the Cetobacterium sp. NK01 genome contains:
- a CDS encoding cation:proton antiporter, whose amino-acid sequence is MIGIDEANIFYLLLQLSIIFILTNFVNSFLKKINQPTITGDLLVGIILGPTILGSFFPKIYNFIFPQNLVQVAMLDTLGWFGLFLVLLSTGIEVDFSSIWKQRKNALVISILDIIIPIVFSMAFIYFLPSRYFEFSDNKFITSFFISVIMTISALPIAIRALREVGIMKSDLGFLIISALTINDIIGWIVFTLLLSLFSMKFFDWEIAIKITLYTGIFTFLALNVGKKVVNWLFSKVVNQDSDGVQGVLAVLISTGVVFGLITLEIGIHTLFGFFIAGIVAGDSPIFTKSARNTVHNFVYSIFASLFFVNIGLKINFFESFNLFLALFITFVGVAGRYLGAWIGSTLSKNIKYRNIISIAHTPGGEMHIVVSLIALSFGLLNKELFVAIVFAAILSSIINGPWLAIASKRFNYLESFEILIYPGVKLEAENKAQVIYKLLNLLKLEYNETNILENILDREDLICSGLENAIAIPKGNVGDETKTKIIYARLENPINWNSLDGRLTKNIFLILTSKDEQENQIKVVKKITNFSKKCDEVKELDSLSTEKNIEDYIIKILSD
- a CDS encoding 1-propanol dehydrogenase PduQ, which encodes MKHFNIETSIYFGEGSLEKLKELDNKKILIICDKFIGTSEILKKVQSNLEKCDVAVFDDIIPDPTIKVVAKGVQVLKSEKVDLIIALGGGSSIDGAKAIREYYTKIEKNAKIDFYAIPTTSGTGSEVTEYSVITNEQENIKYALADKKLLPSVAILDPELVKSVPKSITADTGMDVLTHAIEAYISKEASDFTDALAEKAFELTVKNLEKAYLNGGDLQAREKMHNASCLAGLAFNSAGLGLTHSLAHVIGGRFHIPHGKINAIILPHVVRYNSNIERESYLDSKSEVLKKYQKLAKIADLSAINPFMGTSNLINFIVKLQKSLLIPGTLKDLKIDGSSLLEDIDNVYENVLKDICTKTNPREITKEDIKKLIKSIVG